GCCAGCAGGAGAAGGACAACCGGAAAGGAGAGGTGGAGCCAGGAATGCCTCCGTGGAACGTCTACGTCACCCGCCGCCTGCCGGAGCCCGGCATGTCCATGATGGCCCAACGCTGCCGGCTCGACGTCAACCCCCACGACCGCCCCGTCACCCGCGCTGAACTCCTCAACGCCGTGCGCGGCCGGGACGGGATCGTCACACTGCTCACCGAGACCATCGACGCCGAGGTGATGGACGCTGCCGGGCCCCAGCTTCGGGTGATTTCAAACTACGCCGTCGGATACAACAACATCGACGTGGCGGAAGCCACCCGCCGGCGCATCCTGGTCTGCAACACGCCCGGCGTTCTGACGGAGACCACCGCCGATCTTGCGTGGGCCCTGCTCATGGCGGTGGCGAGGCGCATCGTGGAGGCGGACGCGTTCATGCGAGCCGGCAAGTACGCCGCGATGGGCGGCTGGTCGCCGACGCTGCTGCTGGGTACCGACGTGCACGGCAAGACGCTGGGCATCGTCGGGTTCGGGCGCATCGGCGAAGCCCTGGCGCGGCGGGCGCGGGGCTTCGACATGCGCATCCTCTACCACGACGTGCGGCGCCGGCCGGCCGACGAGGAGCGGCGGCTGGGCGTGGAATACAGCGCCCTCGACGAGTTGCTGAAGGAGTCCGA
The Bacillota bacterium genome window above contains:
- a CDS encoding D-glycerate dehydrogenase, which translates into the protein MPPWNVYVTRRLPEPGMSMMAQRCRLDVNPHDRPVTRAELLNAVRGRDGIVTLLTETIDAEVMDAAGPQLRVISNYAVGYNNIDVAEATRRRILVCNTPGVLTETTADLAWALLMAVARRIVEADAFMRAGKYAAMGGWSPTLLLGTDVHGKTLGIVGFGRIGEALARRARGFDMRILYHDVRRRPADEERRLGVEYSALDELLKESDFVSVHVDLNESTRHLINERTLGLMKATGYLINTSRGPVVDEAALVRALKERRIAGAGLDVFEHEPEMAPGLAELPNVVVLPHIASASTETRAKMAEMAASNLIAALEGRRPAHVVNPEILG